Proteins encoded together in one Hevea brasiliensis isolate MT/VB/25A 57/8 chromosome 16, ASM3005281v1, whole genome shotgun sequence window:
- the LOC110643487 gene encoding glutathione S-transferase T1 isoform X1: MELKVYGHRASQPSRAIMIFCKANNIEFEEVTIDLSKGQHKSPEYKEINPMGQVPAIIHGELQLFESHAILTYLASAFPGVADHCSKQFPIHAKGIQLILSREPRFILCWTGITQIYAVAQVLHTPYIFNARLAPVFGLPLNPQAAAEAEKILISSLSTIESFWLQDSGTFLLGGNQPSIADLSLVCEIMQLELLDENERNRFLGPYKKVQQWIENTKNAINPQFDEMHGALYQLSAKMGKQ; the protein is encoded by the exons ATGGAGCTCAAAGTGTATGGACATCGAGCGTCTCAGCCATCGCGAGCTATTATGATCTTCTGCAA GGCGAATAATATAGAGTTTGAGGAGGTGACGATTGATTTATCCAAGGGACAGCATAAGTCTCCCGAATATAAAG AGATAAATCCTATGGGGCAAGTCCCGGCTATCATTCATGGAGAGCTTCAGCTATTTGAAAG CCATGCAATCCTTACTTATCTTGCCTCTGCATTTCCTGGAGTTGCAGATCATTG TTCTAAACAGTTTCCCATTCATGCTAAAGGTATCCAACTGATCTTGTCAAGAGAGCCAAGATTCATTCTGTGTTGGACTGGCATCACTCAAATTTACGCCGTGGCTCAGGTGCTTCATA CTCCCTATATTTTTAATGCAAGACTAGCGCCTGTATTTGGCCTGCCCTTGAACCCTCAGGCAGCAGCTGAAGCTGAGAAAATTTTGATTTCGTCTCTGTCAACAATAGAGTCCTTTTGGCTCCAGGATAGTGGGACGTTCTTGCTTGGTGGAAACCAACCATCAATAGCAGATCTCAGCCTAGTCTGTGAAATTATGCAACTCGAG CTACTGGATGAGAATGAGCGCAATCGTTTTCTGGGTCCGTACAAGAAAGTTCAACAGTGGATTGAGAATACAAAAAATGCAATAAACCCTCAATTTGATGAAATGCATGGTGCCCTTTATCAATTGAGTGCAAAAATGGGGAAGCAATAG
- the LOC110643487 gene encoding glutathione S-transferase T1 isoform X2 — translation MELKVYGHRASQPSRAIMIFCKANNIEFEEVTIDLSKGQHKSPEYKEINPMGQVPAIIHGELQLFESHAILTYLASAFPGVADHWYPTDLVKRAKIHSVLDWHHSNLRRGSAPYIFNARLAPVFGLPLNPQAAAEAEKILISSLSTIESFWLQDSGTFLLGGNQPSIADLSLVCEIMQLELLDENERNRFLGPYKKVQQWIENTKNAINPQFDEMHGALYQLSAKMGKQ, via the exons ATGGAGCTCAAAGTGTATGGACATCGAGCGTCTCAGCCATCGCGAGCTATTATGATCTTCTGCAA GGCGAATAATATAGAGTTTGAGGAGGTGACGATTGATTTATCCAAGGGACAGCATAAGTCTCCCGAATATAAAG AGATAAATCCTATGGGGCAAGTCCCGGCTATCATTCATGGAGAGCTTCAGCTATTTGAAAG CCATGCAATCCTTACTTATCTTGCCTCTGCATTTCCTGGAGTTGCAGATCATTG GTATCCAACTGATCTTGTCAAGAGAGCCAAGATTCATTCTGTGTTGGACTGGCATCACTCAAATTTACGCCGTGGCTCAG CTCCCTATATTTTTAATGCAAGACTAGCGCCTGTATTTGGCCTGCCCTTGAACCCTCAGGCAGCAGCTGAAGCTGAGAAAATTTTGATTTCGTCTCTGTCAACAATAGAGTCCTTTTGGCTCCAGGATAGTGGGACGTTCTTGCTTGGTGGAAACCAACCATCAATAGCAGATCTCAGCCTAGTCTGTGAAATTATGCAACTCGAG CTACTGGATGAGAATGAGCGCAATCGTTTTCTGGGTCCGTACAAGAAAGTTCAACAGTGGATTGAGAATACAAAAAATGCAATAAACCCTCAATTTGATGAAATGCATGGTGCCCTTTATCAATTGAGTGCAAAAATGGGGAAGCAATAG
- the LOC110643491 gene encoding xyloglucan-specific galacturonosyltransferase 1-like, which produces MAISMSKKKCRLPRNPKEERKELCLCDAIWFQILSRIPALAVLLILIFLWSSSTTIISGNIVHVCISSRKLSINLYCLSAGTQPNFEIPIPSIDNSSTSARTSEIIEGIDVSSSINGSVREVAQVGSPITNNITDVANISEDPNLIVKDRNEEVENAKKIVEEQLQLHRSWTSNGNPAVCDERGIYVYDLPSKFNKDLVGQCGDMIPWIDFCNYFDNEALGRPIEKLGKGWYDTHQYSLEPIFHQRILKHPCRVYSENEAKLFYVPYYGGLDILRWHFKNVSTDVKDILALELMKWLESRKPWVQNSGKDHVFVLGKISWDFRRNIDSSWGSRFLQLEKMQNPIKLLIERQPWEVNDIGIPHPTYFHPHSDDDIVAWQLKIIQATRKSLVSFAGAARPDQPKSIRSTLINQCTSAGDKCQFLNCSSGGCDQPETITELFVESEFCLQPPGDSPTRKSVFDSLVSGCIPVIFDPFTAYYQYPWHLPEDHGKYSVFIDQEEVRKMKMNVVERLVNITLKEREDMRRYIAYELLPGLVYADSSSQLEKFQDAFSITMNNLLERVNRLR; this is translated from the coding sequence ATGGCCATTTCTATGTCCAAAAAGAAATGTAGACTACCCAGAAAtccaaaagaagaaaggaaagaaCTTTGCCTCTGTGATGCAATTTGGTTTCAGATTCTGTCTCGTATCCCAGCTTTGGCTGTTCTTTTGATTCTCATCTTCCTATGGTCCTCATCCACCACCATCATCTCCGGCAACATCGTTCATGTTTGCATTTCCTCGAGGAAACTCAGCATTAATCTTTACTGCCTCTCTGCAGGTACCCAGCCCAACTTTGAAATCCCAATTCCAAGTATCGACAATAGTTCCACTAGTGCTAGGACCAGTGAAATTATTGAAGGAATTGATGTCAGTTCAAGCATCAATGGCAGTGTGAGAGAAGTTGCCCAAGTCGGTAGTCCTATCACCAACAACATCACAGATGTTGCCAATATAAGCGAGGACCCAAATCTAATTGTGAAAGACAGGAATGAGGAGGTTGAAAATGCAAAGAAGATCGTCGAGGAGCAATTGCAACTACATCGATCATGGACTTCCAACGGAAATCCTGCAGTCTGCGATGAAAGGGGAATATATGTCTACGATCTGCCATCAAAGTTCAACAAGGACTTGGTAGGTCAATGTGGAGATATGATCCCATGGATAGATTTCTGCAACTATTTTGATAATGAAGCTTTAGGTAGGCCCATCGAAAAACTGGGAAAAGGCTGGTATGACACTCATCAGTACTCACTGGAGCCAATTTTTCATCAAAGGATTTTGAAGCATCCATGCAGGGTTTACAGTGAAAATGAAGCCAAGCTCTTTTATGTCCCTTATTATGGTGGACTAGACATCTTAAGATGGCATTTTAAGAATGTCTCTACTGATGTTAAAGACATTTTGGCATTGGAGCTTATGAAGTGGCTTGAGTCCAGAAAGCCTTGGGTTCAAAATTCTGGTAAGGATCATGTGTTTGTTTTGGGCAAAATTTCCTGGGATTTCAGGAGAAATATTGATTCTTCATGGGGAAGTAGATTTTTACAGCTAGAGAAAATGCAGAACCCAATAAAGCTCTTGATAGAACGGCAACCATGGGAAGTCAACGACATTGGAATTCCACATCCTACGTACTTTCACCCACATTCAGATGATGATATTGTTGCCTGGCAGCTAAAGATTATTCAAGCAACTCGAAAGAGCCTTGTGAGTTTTGCTGGGGCCGCAAGGCCTGATCAACCTAAGAGCATAAGGTCAACATTGATCAATCAGTGCACTTCAGCTGGTGACAAATGCCAGTTCTTGAATTGCAGCTCAGGCGGATGTGATCAACCTGAAACAATTACAGAGCTCTTTGTCGAGTCAGAATTCTGCTTACAGCCTCCTGGTGACAGCCCAACAAGAAAATCGGTTTTTGATTCGCTTGTTTCAGGTTGTATACCAGTAATTTTTGATCCTTTTACAGCTTACTACCAGTATCCATGGCATTTACCTGAGGATCATGGTAAGTACTCGGTGTTCATAGACCAAGAAGAAGTGAGGAAAATGAAGATGAATGTGGTGGAGAGGCTAGTGAATATTACCCTGAAGGAGAGAGAGGACATGAGGAGGTACATAGCATATGAACTGTTGCCTGGATTGGTATATGCGGATTCGAGCTCTCAGCTTGAGAAGTTTCAGGATGCATTTTCCATAACAATGAACAATCTGCTTGAGAGGGTCAACAGATTGCGGTGA